A region of the Dermacentor albipictus isolate Rhodes 1998 colony chromosome 4, USDA_Dalb.pri_finalv2, whole genome shotgun sequence genome:
CGATGAACTACCGCCTAGGAATATTCGGATTCCTCGCACTGCCAAACGATGAGACGCCAGCTGCGGGAAACCAGGGACTCTTGGACCAAGTGCTCGCCCTGCGATGGATCCAGGAGAACATCGTAAACTTTGGCGGTGACCCGATGCGAGTGACGCTGTTCGGCGAGAGCGCTGGTGGATGGTCTATCGCGTACCACGCCATCTCGCCCCTGGCGCGCATGCTCTTTCATAGAGGCATCGTCCAAAGTGCCGGAATCCTGGTCCAGCAGCTTGCTGACCCGTTCAATGTAGCGGAGTTGAAGGCGATGCAGGTGGCCGATAGCGTCGGTTGCTCAGCAAAATTTAACGTCACCAACGTCGTTGGTTGCCTCCAAAACAAAACCGCCCACCACCTGGCCATTATGGAGTCCATTGTGTGCACCCAGTTCATAATGTGCTTCACCGCCGTCTACGGCGACGAATACCTGCCGCATGACCCTGTCACAGCCGCAGACGTGAGCGTACCCAAGCAATTCCTGCTCGGCAACGTGGAAAACGAAGGTTCCGTGTTCGCTAGCCTGTGGTTCTGGATGCAGTTTCCGTTCCATAGTGCAATGAACATCGGCAAGACCGACATGGTGTACTTCTTCCTGAAAACCTTCTCGTTCATGCCAGAGTTCGTGACGAGGGCGGTGTTCAACTTGTACGTGGGAACGCTTCGGGAAACCGAGTACACCGAACTGCGGACGGAATTTGGCCACGCCATTGGTGACGCTTTCCTTCGGTGTCCCGAGGTGTTCTTCGGCGAGAAATTGTCGCAGCACAACTCGAACGTCTACTACTACAACATGGTGTATCACTCGGCTACAGCCACCCACCTTGATCCCTGGTTTGGTCTGACACACTTCGAGGACGTGCAGTACGTCTTCGGAATGCCCCTCAGGGACCGTCCTCCGAAGAATTACTCGCTGGCTGACGCTGAATTTAGCCGCTACGTCATGAACATATGGGTGACCTTCTCAAAAACTGGGTAACCACAATTTGTTGGCCCATTTTCTCGCGCAATCTTGTCTACATCTGGCTCGTGCTAACCTCAATGCGATCTATGCGACCTGTTCTAAACGCGTATTGTAACTACTGTGTACCAGAAACGGCCGAATATGAGGGTTCAGACAGGGCAGATTTGCAAGAACTAAGTAAAGAACATTTTAATTGGTCAGATTCAACAATGAATCAGTAAAAAAATAGGATTATACTATCAACAAAAAGTGACGTGGCGAGACAGACTACACTTGAAGGGTATGCCTGCTGATTCAGCGGTCATCCCAGACGCATTAGAAGCGTCCAAGCTCCTGCAACATCGTACTGATCCGTAGTCTCGTTAGTCTTCGTGCCAATTATTCACATATTTTCCAGCAAGTTTTCCAAGATATAGAGACTTATAGAATTGACACTAATCATGCAACGACGATGTTGCCGAAATTTGTCGCCAGCTGCACGTCGTTATAAAAATAGTTTCATCGGGTGTAGTATAATGTGCAACTCAATAAGCCGATGGGAAACATTTTGTTGCTATGTGTCGACAATATGGCCTTCTattggcaagttgggccagttagtTGGGATTCATGGTAAGGTTTATAACAGCAcacccaagacaaggacaacagaaggaataaaacgacgacacggcgctgtgtCGTCGTTCAGAGCCGGGTCGTCGTTTTATtgcttctgttgtccttgtctttgGTGCGCTGTTACAAACCTTACCATGGCCTTCTATTGCCTCGACTCcacctgtgtgcgtgtgtgcgcgtgtgtgtgtgcgcgcgcgcgcctgtgtgtgtgtgcgtgcgtgtgtgtgcgcgtgtgcgtgtgtgtgtgtgtgtgtgtgtgtgtgtgtgtgtgtgcgtgcgtgcgtgtgcgcgtgtgcgcgtgcgtgcgtgcgtgcgtgcgtgtgtgcgtgtgtgtgtgtgtgtgtgtgtgtgtgtgtgtgtgtgtgtgtgtgtgtgtgtgtgtgtgtgcgtgtgtgtgtgtgtgtgtgtgttccgaaAACCAGGAAGCAATCGAAATAGTAGATCACAGTAGTAGATCACATCTGAGGAATTTTTAAGTGACCAGCATAAACATTATCGAAGTATTCGAAATTAATTACGGGACTACTGAGAGGATGGGCCATCGTGCCCTAGGCCATCGTGACACGTAAACTTTGGCCGCGTATATTTGAACGCTAATTAACTGTTTTCTGGGAAGAGCTGTAGCATTGTACTCTGTTAGAAGGAAAATCGGCGACAACGCAACTTTAGCGGACTTTTCTTCCACAGGGATAAGATTCCTCCAGATTTCTTCTCCAAAAAACAACTCGAAAGAATTTAAATTAACTGAAAGGAAAAATGAAGAGCCCATATGCGCAACATA
Encoded here:
- the LOC139059219 gene encoding cholinesterase-like isoform X3, translated to MMPLVSTAMVIGIAMAVADPVVVTENGSIQGTRLTMFNGTSVVDAYLGIPYAAPPVGELRFKKSIPPIPWEPYTLQAKKKSPACMQFAPANPLPPWVSTESEQSEDCLYLNVWTPQEKRNGTENLRNVMVWIHGGGFNFGSASMDVYDGAVLAALEDVVVVSMNYRLGIFGFLALPNDETPAAGNQGLLDQVLALRWIQENIVNFGGDPMRVTLFGESAGGWSIAYHAISPLARMLFHRGIVQSAGILVQQLADPFNVAELKAMQVADSVGCSAKFNVTNVVGCLQNKTAHHLAIMESIVCTQFIMCFTAVYGDEYLPHDPVTAADVSVPKQFLLGNVENEGSVFASLWFWMQFPFHSAMNIGKTDMVYFFLKTFSFMPEFVTRAVFNLYVGTLRETEYTELRTEFGHAIGDAFLRCPEVFFGEKLSQHNSNVYYYNMVYHSATATHLDPWFGLTHFEDVQYVFGMPLRDRPPKNYSLADAEFSRYVMNIWVTFSKTGVPPMVDGDAWPLFDSKDHKVVSLDHNHTHTETLRQLDRCRFWASLFKPNLKSGLSDCL
- the LOC139059219 gene encoding cholinesterase-like isoform X2 → MPIRIRNVMMPLVSTAMVIGIAMAVADPVVVTENGSIQGTRLTMFNGTSVVDAYLGIPYAAPPVGELRFKKSIPPIPWEPYTLQAKKKSPACMQFAPANPLPPWVSTESEQSEDCLYLNVWTPQEKRNGTENLRNVMVWIHGGGFNFGSASMDVYDGAVLAALEDVVVVSMNYRLGIFGFLALPNDETPAAGNQGLLDQVLALRWIQENIVNFGGDPMRVTLFGESAGGWSIAYHAISPLARMLFHRGIVQSAGILVQQLADPFNVAELKAMQVADSVGCSAKFNVTNVVGCLQNKTAHHLAIMESIVCTQFIMCFTAVYGDEYLPHDPVTAADVSVPKQFLLGNVENEGSVFASLWFWMQFPFHSAMNIGKTDMVYFFLKTFSFMPEFVTRAVFNLYVGTLRETEYTELRTEFGHAIGDAFLRCPEVFFGEKLSQHNSNVYYYNMVYHSATATHLDPWFGLTHFEDVQYVFGMPLRDRPPKNYSLADAEFSRYVMNIWVTFSKTGVPPMVDGDAWPLFDSKDHKVVSLDHNHTHTETLRQLDRCRFWASLFKPNLKSGLSDCL
- the LOC139059219 gene encoding acetylcholinesterase-1-like isoform X1, with the protein product MFLPQGLDYSVRNGFSSLRPVALLNKVMMPLVSTAMVIGIAMAVADPVVVTENGSIQGTRLTMFNGTSVVDAYLGIPYAAPPVGELRFKKSIPPIPWEPYTLQAKKKSPACMQFAPANPLPPWVSTESEQSEDCLYLNVWTPQEKRNGTENLRNVMVWIHGGGFNFGSASMDVYDGAVLAALEDVVVVSMNYRLGIFGFLALPNDETPAAGNQGLLDQVLALRWIQENIVNFGGDPMRVTLFGESAGGWSIAYHAISPLARMLFHRGIVQSAGILVQQLADPFNVAELKAMQVADSVGCSAKFNVTNVVGCLQNKTAHHLAIMESIVCTQFIMCFTAVYGDEYLPHDPVTAADVSVPKQFLLGNVENEGSVFASLWFWMQFPFHSAMNIGKTDMVYFFLKTFSFMPEFVTRAVFNLYVGTLRETEYTELRTEFGHAIGDAFLRCPEVFFGEKLSQHNSNVYYYNMVYHSATATHLDPWFGLTHFEDVQYVFGMPLRDRPPKNYSLADAEFSRYVMNIWVTFSKTGVPPMVDGDAWPLFDSKDHKVVSLDHNHTHTETLRQLDRCRFWASLFKPNLKSGLSDCL